From a single Vicia villosa cultivar HV-30 ecotype Madison, WI unplaced genomic scaffold, Vvil1.0 ctg.001324F_1_1, whole genome shotgun sequence genomic region:
- the LOC131634644 gene encoding F-box/kelch-repeat protein At3g23880-like translates to MNMDYLPIKERIQSSATLPPSSPFIPHEIISEILCLLPVKILVQLKCVSKTWKTLISDPSFVQKHLKNSSLNLYLLFTPKKLRYPMGIVKFFPVLRLLETDSSITVSNDNFTGGMYNCQVVGTCNGLICLFFHYRYRKYWFRLWNPATRTLSKKLGTFQDQKTVYDSRKFTFGCDISTGTYKVVASYKVKVREDQTYSLRNEFRVLSLDDNCWRSFQYGSSIPIYLIYGRNTERINNGLHLNGTVNWLALPKYIKPFYRYDCKSIANAQQFVIVSLDLSTETCTQFLLPSGFDEVPFFQPTHSVLMDCLCFSHDLKGSEFVIWQMKEFGVQKSWTLLFKINYFDIQMPNSLIHIGTSLLPLYLSKNGDTCILAGYEDDQVVIYNQREKRVKRIGVAIATEFCWFSPMEYVESLVSTC, encoded by the coding sequence ATGAATATGGATTATCTTCCGATTAAGGAACGAATTCAATCCAGTGCAACACTGCCCCCTTCATCGCCATTCATTCCTCACGAAATCATATCTGAAATTTTGTGTTTGCTTCCTGTGAAAATACTCGTGCAACTCAAATGTGTGAGCAAGACATGGAAAACTCTTATATCCGACCCATCCTTTGTACAAAAACACTTGAAGAATTCATCATTAAACCTATACCTCCTTTTCACACCAAAGAAACTGAGATACCCTATGGGTATAGTCAAATTCTTCCCCGTGCTTCGTTTACTCGAGACGGATTCGTCAATCACTGTTTCTAACGACAATTTCACTGGAGGGATGTACAATTGTCAAGTAGTTGGTACCTGCAACGGATTAATCTGTTTGTTTTTCCATTATCGCTATCGGAAGTACTGGTTTCGTTTATGGAACCCTGCCACGAGGACACTGTCGAAAAAACTAGGGACTTTTCAAGACCAGAAAACTGTATATGACTCTCGCAAGTTCACTTTTGGTTGTGATATTTCAACTGGAACTTACAAGGTCGTGGCCTCATATAAGGTTAAGGTTCGAGAAGACCAGACATATTCCCTGAGAAATGAGTTCAGAGTTTTGAGTTTGGATGATAATTGTTGGAGAAGTTTTCAATATGGCTCTTCAATACCCATTTACTTGATATATGGTCGTAACACTGAAAGGATTAATAATGGTCTGCATTTGAATGGTACTGTTAACTGGTTGGCTCTACCCAAATACATCAAACCATTTTATCGATATGATTGCAAGTCTATTGCTAATGCACAACAGTTTGTTATTGTTTCGCTTGATCTTTCTACCGAGACATGCACACAGTTTTTGCTGCCGTCGGGTTTTGATGAGGTGCCATTCTTTCAGCCGACTCATAGTGTTCTAATGGACTGCCTTTGCTTTTCCCATGATTTAAAGGGGTCTGAGTTTGTTATATGGCAGATGAAGGAGTTTGGAGTGCAAAAGTCGTGGACTCTGTTATTTAAAATTAActactttgatattcaaatgcCCAACAGTCTAATTCATATTGGTACTTCTTTGTTGCCGTTGTACCTTTCTAAGAATGGAGATACATGTATCTTGGCAGGTTATGAAGATGACCAAGTAGTTATCTATAATCAGAGAGAAAAGAGAGTAAAGAGAATTGGAGTTGCAATTGCAACCGAATTCTGTTGGTTTTCTCCTATGGAATACGTGGAAAGTTTAGTTTCAACTTGTTGA
- the LOC131634645 gene encoding F-box/kelch-repeat protein At3g23880-like, with protein MDYLPIKKRIQSNAPLPPPSPFIPDEIISEILCLLPVKILVQLKCVSKIWNTLISDPSFVQKHLKSSSLNPYLLFTPRKLKYPMGIVKFFPVLRLLETDSSITVSNDSFTGGMYNCQVVGICNGLICLFFHYHYRKYWFRLWNPATRTLSKKLGTFKDQKTVYDSRKFTFGCDISTGTYKVVASNKVKVREENTLSVRSQFTIFSLDDNCWRSFQYGSSIPVNLIYASNTERINNGLHLNGTVNWLALPKYIKPFYRYDCKSIANAQQFVIVSLDLSTETCTQFLLPSGFDEVPFFQPTHSVLMDCLCFSHDLKGSEFVIWQMKEFGVQKSWTLLFKINYFDIQMPNSLIHIGTSLLPLYLSKNGDTCILAGYEDDQVVIYNQREKRVKRIGVAIATELCWFSPMEYVESLVSTC; from the coding sequence ATGGATTATCTTCCGATTAAGAAACGAATTCAATCCAATGCACCACTGCCCCCGCCATCGCCATTCATTCCTGACGAAATCATATCTGAAATTTTGTGTTTGCTTCCTGTGAAAATACTCGTGCAACTCAAATGTGTGAGCAAGATATGGAACACTCTAATTTCCGATCCATCCTTTGTACAAAAACACTTGAAGAGTTCCTCACTAAACCCGTACCTCCTTTTCACACCAAGGAAACTGAAATACCCTATGGGTATAGTCAAATTCTTCCCCGTGCTTCGTTTACTCGAGACGGATTCGTCAATCACTGTTTCTAACGACAGTTTCACTGGAGGGATGTACAATTGTCAAGTTGTTGGTATCTGCAACGGATTAATCTGTTTGTTTTTCCATTATCACTATCGAAAGTACTGGTTTCGTTTATGGAACCCTGCGACGAGGACACTATCTAAAAAACTAGGGACTTTTAAAGACCAGAAAACTGTATATGACTCTCGCAAGTTCACTTTTGGTTGTGATATTTCAACTGGAACTTACAAGGTCGTCGCCTCAAATAAGGTTAAGGTTCGAGAAGAGAACACACTTTCGGTGAGAAGTCAGTTCACAATTTTCAGTTTGGATGATAATTGTTGGAGAAGTTTTCAATATGGCTCTTCAATACCCGTTAACTTGATATATGCTAGTAACACTGAAAGGATTAATAATGGTCTGCATTTGAATGGTACTGTTAACTGGTTGGCTCTACCCAAATACATTAAACCATTTTATCGATATGATTGCAAGTCTATTGCTAATGCACAACAGTTTGTTATTGTTTCGCTTGATCTTTCTACCGAGACATGCACACAGTTTTTGCTGCCGTCGGGTTTTGATGAGGTGCCATTCTTTCAGCCGACTCATAGTGTTCTAATGGACTGCCTTTGCTTTTCCCATGATTTAAAGGGGTCTGAATTTGTTATATGGCAGATGAAGGAGTTTGGAGTGCAAAAGTCGTGGACTCTGTTATTTAAAATTAActactttgatattcaaatgcCCAACAGTCTAATTCATATTGGTACTTCTTTGTTGCCGTTGTACCTTTCTAAGAATGGAGATACATGTATCTTGGCAGGTTATGAAGATGACCAAGTAGTTATCTATAATCAGAGAGAAAAGAGAGTAAAGAGAATTGGAGTTGCAATTGCAACGGAATTGTGTTGGTTTTCTCCTATGGAATACGTGGAAAGTTTAGTTTCAACTTGTTGA
- the LOC131634646 gene encoding fructose-1,6-bisphosphatase, chloroplastic: MVAMAAATASSQLIFSKPYSPSRLCPLQRCVFDTKSVLSSSRRKHVSGSGVRCMAVKEATTETKKRSGYEIITLTSWLLQQEQKGIIDAELTIVLSSISLACKQIASLVQRANISNLTGTQGAVNIQGEDQKKLDVISNEVFSNCLRSSGRTGIIASEEEDVPVAVEESYSGNYIVVFDPLDGSSNLDAAVSTGSIFGIYSPNDECLPEFGDDSDDNTLGTEEQRCIVNVCQPGSNLLAAGYCMYSSSVIFVLTIGKGVFVFTLDPMYGEFVLTQENLQIPKSGKIYSFNEGNYKLWDENLKKYIDDLKEPGPSGKPYSARYIGSLVGDFHRTLLYGGIYGYPRDKKSKNGKLRLLYECAPMSFIVEQAGGKGSDGHQRVLDIQPTEIHQRVPLYIGSTEEVEKVEKYLA, encoded by the exons ATGGTTGCAATGGCAGCAGCAACAGCCTCATCACAGTTAATATTCTCAAAACCTTACTCTCCTTCACGTCTCTGCCCCCTCCAACGCTGCGTCTTTGATACAAAATCAGTCTTATCGAGTTCGAGGAGAAAGCATGTGAGTGGCTCTGGTGTTAGATGTATGGCTGTGAAGGAAGCAACTACTGAGACAAAGAAAAGAAGTGGATATGAGATTATAACACTCACTAGTTGGTTGTTGCAGCAAGAACAAAAAGGGATTATTGATGCAGAACTTACTATTGTACTTTCTAGTATCTCTTTGGCATGTAAACAAATTGCTTCTTTGGTTCAAAGAGCTAATATTTCTAACCTCACTGGAACTCAAGGTGCTGTAAATATTCAAGGGGAAGATCAGAAAAAACTTGATGTTATCTCAAATGAG GTATTCTCAAATTGCTTGAGATCAAGTGGTAGGACAGGAATAATCGCGTCGGAGGAAGAGGATGTGCCAGTGGCAGTAGAAGAAAGTTATTCTGGAAACTACATTGTTGTATTTGATCCACTTGATGGTTCATCCAATCTCGATGCTGCAGTCTCAACTGGTTCGATTTTTGGGATTTACAGCCCCAATGACGAGTGTCTTCCTGAGTTTGGTGATGACTCTGATGACAACACA CTTGGCACAGAAGAACAAAGGTGCATTGTGAATGTGTGTCAACCAGGAAGCAACCTTCTAGCAGCTGGCTACTGCATGTATTCGAGTTCAGTAATCTTTGTTCTTACCATAGGCAAAGGAGTGTTTGTATTCACATTAGATCCAATGTACGGAGAATTCGTTTTGACTCAAGAGAATCTCCAAATACCGAAATCAGGGAAAATCTATTCTTTCAATGAAGGGAATTACAAGTTGTGGGATGAAAACTTGAAGAAATATATTGATGATCTTAAGGAGCCAGGTCCTAGTGGAAAGCCTTATTCAGCAAGGTATATTGGTAGTTTGGTTGGTGATTTTCACAGGACACTGTTATATGGTGGCATTTATGGATACCCTAGGGACAAGAAAAGTAAGAATGGGAAGCTTAGGCTTTTGTATGAGTGTGCTCCAATGAGCTTCATTGTTGAACAGGCTGGTGGAAAAGGTTCAGATGGTCATCAGAGAGTACTTGACATTCAACCCACAGAA ATTCATCAACGTGTTCCACTTTACATTGGAAGCACAGAAGAGGTGGAGAAGGTTGAAAAGTACTTAGCTTAA